The genomic DNA TGCTTGATCATTTGGAGCAGAACGGTGAATTTTATATTGTTCAAACCCTGATTGATGGCAATGATCTCCGCCAGGCCTTTGCCTTAGGCAGCCGCTGGGATGAAAAAAGTGTGGTATCCCTGATGCACGAGATTCTAGAGATTCTCGCGGTCGTTCACAGTCATCACATCATCCACCAAGACGTTGCTCCCCACAATCTGATTCGTCGCTGGACGGATAAGCGGCTGGTGCTGATTGGGTTTGGCAGTATGAAGGCGATCCGCAATATGATGCTGACGCCCGAGGGAACGCCCTACTTTACTCGTCCTGTCGGTACCTCGGGCTATATGCCTAAGGAGCAAATTGAAGGGCAGCCGCAGGAGGCTAGCGACCTCTACGCAGTGGGGATGCTGGGTATTCAAGCCATGACTGGATACTTGCCCAACCAACTGCCGCGCCATTCCGCCACGCTAGATATTGACTGGTATGACCAAGCGCCGTCGGTCAGCCCTATGCTGCGGCGGGTGTTAGATAAACTGGTGTGCTACGAGGTGGGCGATCGCTATCAGTCTGTTGTGGAGGTGATTGCCGATCTACCCGATCCGCCGACCCGCCCAGCGCCGCCTATCCAGCCCATTGCTGTGAGTATTGACCTAGACAGTTTGGTGGAAAAACCGGTGCCGCCGCCACCGCCCAAACGCCGCATTTGGAGTCTAGCGATCGCTCCTCAGTTTGCCTTTGTCCATGATTTTTCGGAAGGGCTAGCAGCGGTGGTCAAAGAAGGACAACTGGGCTATATCGATCCATCGGGGGCGATCGCCATTCCCCCACAGTTTGAATTTAACTGGATCAATAGTCTGCGGGAAGGCGCGTACCAGTTTTCGGAAGGGCTGGCCCGGGTGGCGATTGGCCATGCCTGGGGCTATATCAACAAGCTTGGAAAAATCGTGATTGCGGCCCAGTTTGACGGAGCCGAAAATTTCCATGATGGCCTAGCGCGGGTGGAGCAGAACCACCGCTACGGCTACATCAACCTCCAAGGTGAGGTTGTGATTCCGGTGCAGTATGCCAGCGCTGCCCAACGATTCAGCGAGTCTTTGGCCCATGTGGAATCGGATCAGCGTCACGGCTACATTAACGCCACTGGACATTTTGTCATTGCGCCCCAGTTTGACAGTGCCGATCATTTCAACGAAGGGCTAGCCCGCATTACCCTCAATCATAAATATGGGTTCATCGACAAGACAGGAGCGATCGTCATTCCCGCCGAGTTTGACGTGGCCCACACGTTCCGCCAAGGTCTAGCTCGGGTGCGCATTGATGAGCGCTATGGCTATATCAAACCCAATGGCGACCTAGCGATCCCCGCCCAGTTTGACGACACCTTTAGCTTCACGGAAGGGCTGGCCCTTGTGCGCAACCACGATCGTTATGGATTTATCGATCC from Candidatus Obscuribacterales bacterium includes the following:
- a CDS encoding WG repeat-containing protein, whose protein sequence is MLIGGRYDIIRSLGRGSFGKTFLATDTFRRGSPKCVVKKFQPQSTLPSLLGHVRELFEQEAQRLYELSTHDQIPSLLDHLEQNGEFYIVQTLIDGNDLRQAFALGSRWDEKSVVSLMHEILEILAVVHSHHIIHQDVAPHNLIRRWTDKRLVLIGFGSMKAIRNMMLTPEGTPYFTRPVGTSGYMPKEQIEGQPQEASDLYAVGMLGIQAMTGYLPNQLPRHSATLDIDWYDQAPSVSPMLRRVLDKLVCYEVGDRYQSVVEVIADLPDPPTRPAPPIQPIAVSIDLDSLVEKPVPPPPPKRRIWSLAIAPQFAFVHDFSEGLAAVVKEGQLGYIDPSGAIAIPPQFEFNWINSLREGAYQFSEGLARVAIGHAWGYINKLGKIVIAAQFDGAENFHDGLARVEQNHRYGYINLQGEVVIPVQYASAAQRFSESLAHVESDQRHGYINATGHFVIAPQFDSADHFNEGLARITLNHKYGFIDKTGAIVIPAEFDVAHTFRQGLARVRIDERYGYIKPNGDLAIPAQFDDTFSFTEGLALVRNHDRYGFIDPTGAIAIPLQYEDAYPFSEGLAAVKLDQKWGYINAQGKFLVEPIYEDARSFQDGLAAVQQDGLWGYLREE